The following proteins come from a genomic window of Ilumatobacter coccineus YM16-304:
- a CDS encoding sensor histidine kinase: MATSSAVSGLLSYRFSRSEALAAIDASLELRADRFAPAFGVGVDGPPPPPPPPLIDGETPVEPADHLPPLPVGAPPPAGPPGSPITLDDIVDTESMFGLLDADDGVVVATDDRITELLAESLDRGEVRWETVTLDGARYRVRSERFVDGTSSVSALTLAELNMALAGVRRRLIVLSTVVTLLAAVVGFVAAGFISRPLRRLSRAAEEVAETGEPSADLSIATSGEIGQLSASIERMLGALRGAREQQQRLIVDASHELRTPLTTIRANIDMLSSGRLDPADMETARNLIRSEIDELTNLSTELSELASAEQYVLSKTRLDFVDVARCTVEREIARHGRDIQFIEPRRAPVFVDGNRAALERAISNLIGNAVKFSEPDAPIVVRVERDRISVVDHGQGIPPGDLAHIFERFHRADNVRNYPGSGLGLSIVHETVLAHGGRTFARNHPRGATIGFTFRALPTPADV; the protein is encoded by the coding sequence GTGGCGACTTCGTCGGCCGTCTCGGGACTCCTCTCGTACCGCTTCTCCCGTTCGGAGGCGTTGGCCGCGATCGACGCATCCCTCGAGCTGCGCGCTGACCGGTTCGCCCCGGCGTTCGGCGTCGGAGTCGACGGACCGCCGCCGCCCCCGCCGCCGCCGCTCATCGATGGCGAAACGCCGGTCGAACCGGCTGATCACCTCCCGCCACTTCCGGTCGGCGCGCCGCCACCGGCCGGGCCGCCGGGATCGCCGATCACGCTCGACGACATCGTCGACACCGAGTCGATGTTCGGACTCCTCGACGCCGACGACGGGGTCGTCGTGGCCACCGACGACCGGATCACCGAGCTGCTCGCGGAGTCGCTCGACCGAGGCGAGGTGCGCTGGGAGACGGTGACCCTCGACGGCGCCCGGTACCGCGTGCGAAGCGAGCGGTTCGTCGATGGAACGTCGAGCGTCAGCGCGCTGACGCTGGCGGAGCTGAACATGGCGTTGGCGGGCGTTCGCCGTCGCTTGATCGTGTTGTCCACCGTGGTGACGCTGCTCGCCGCAGTGGTCGGGTTCGTCGCCGCGGGCTTCATCTCGCGGCCGCTCCGTCGGCTGTCGCGAGCGGCCGAGGAGGTCGCCGAGACCGGCGAGCCGTCAGCCGACTTGTCGATCGCCACGAGCGGCGAGATCGGGCAGCTGTCGGCGAGCATCGAGCGCATGCTCGGCGCCCTTCGCGGCGCGCGTGAGCAACAACAACGCCTCATCGTCGACGCGAGTCACGAGTTGCGCACGCCGCTCACGACCATCCGAGCGAACATCGACATGCTGTCGTCCGGACGCCTCGACCCCGCCGACATGGAGACGGCTCGAAACCTGATCCGCAGCGAGATCGACGAGCTGACCAACCTGTCGACCGAACTCTCCGAGCTGGCGTCGGCCGAGCAGTACGTCCTGTCGAAGACTCGACTCGACTTCGTCGACGTCGCCCGTTGCACCGTCGAACGCGAGATCGCCCGGCACGGCCGGGACATCCAGTTCATCGAACCGAGGCGTGCCCCGGTGTTCGTCGACGGCAACCGCGCGGCGCTGGAGCGTGCGATCTCGAACCTGATCGGCAACGCGGTGAAGTTCTCCGAACCCGACGCGCCGATCGTCGTCCGTGTCGAACGTGATCGGATCAGCGTCGTCGACCACGGCCAAGGCATTCCGCCGGGCGACCTCGCGCACATCTTCGAACGGTTCCACCGTGCCGACAACGTCCGCAACTATCCGGGCTCCGGGCTCGGGCTCTCGATCGTGCACGAGACCGTGTTGGCCCATGGCGGCAGAACATTCGCCCGGAACCACCCGCGTGGAGCGACGATCGGGTTCACGTTCAGAGCGCTGCCGACTCCGGCCGATGTGTGA